One window of Anaerotignum faecicola genomic DNA carries:
- a CDS encoding TnpV protein — MKSIFEEMGGTYTLGEDEMYYPDLELPVDEEPHYGKYGRMRKAYIKEHRPWLYAELLFGGKLVSHLNSIDDTAHQRMELLIQQIQEQQGVNEELKSRDQMGWVGACNNIRNAAEEIVLNELIYC; from the coding sequence ATGAAGTCAATCTTTGAAGAAATGGGCGGAACCTATACACTTGGCGAAGATGAAATGTATTATCCAGATTTGGAACTGCCGGTTGATGAAGAACCCCACTATGGAAAGTATGGTCGTATGCGTAAAGCCTACATAAAAGAGCATCGCCCTTGGCTGTACGCAGAGCTTTTGTTCGGAGGGAAACTGGTATCTCACTTAAATAGCATTGATGATACAGCTCATCAGAGAATGGAACTGCTGATCCAACAAATACAGGAGCAGCAAGGCGTAAATGAGGAATTAAAATCTCGTGATCAGATGGGTTGGGTAGGTGCTTGTAATAATATCCGCAATGCTGCGGAAGAAATCGTCTTAAATGAATTGATATATTGTTAA
- a CDS encoding type 2 periplasmic-binding domain-containing protein — translation MKDLFLILILLATFAFGYYVVVRFGDFIEENQRLIAEGNRNSQCKIHIAAETPMLLNSIASALESYSESAPHVEFFLSSGQINHLLDKLINERIDILLLADDSTEPLGKQYASVRIPYEKTKMLVTTLGLTVENLDEEKWIRVVWKKSLKSKNRDRVITALEMEHCRLKCGYADYLD, via the coding sequence ATGAAGGATCTATTTTTAATACTAATTCTGTTGGCAACTTTTGCATTTGGATACTATGTTGTTGTAAGATTCGGAGATTTCATTGAAGAAAACCAACGCCTAATCGCCGAAGGTAATCGAAATAGCCAATGCAAGATTCATATTGCAGCAGAAACCCCGATGCTGTTGAATTCCATTGCATCTGCATTAGAGAGTTATTCTGAATCTGCTCCTCATGTTGAGTTCTTTCTCAGTAGTGGACAAATCAATCATCTCTTAGATAAGCTAATAAACGAACGTATCGACATTCTTCTTCTGGCAGATGACAGCACAGAACCTTTGGGGAAACAATACGCTTCTGTTCGGATTCCATACGAAAAGACAAAGATGCTGGTAACCACGCTTGGTCTAACAGTTGAAAATCTGGATGAGGAAAAATGGATTCGTGTTGTTTGGAAAAAGAGTTTGAAATCAAAAAATCGTGACCGAGTAATTACAGCATTGGAAATGGAACATTGTAGACTAAAATGCGGATATGCTGACTATTTAGACTGA
- a CDS encoding DUF4118 domain-containing protein: protein MNKLNNINSKQDHILACLSSAPSNAKIIRTAARMAKAFDSQFTALFVETPDFAVATDENKKRLEENRKLAEQLGATIETVYGDDIPYQIAEFARISGITRIVLGQSSAIQKHLFGKPTLTQLLLSYVPELDIHIIPDKAADTTYHPKKARKYHHEQIIKNTVKSVLILFAATLLSLLFHEIGFTDANMIMVYILGVLLTSIATSHQIYSLISSIVSVFIFNYLFTAPRFSLAAYDTGYPVTFVVMFLTAYITGTLAIRYKEQARQSEKIAKRTKVLFDTDQLLSKAENKLAILQTAGQQINKLLGRSIVIFDHEGGRLSEPILFISDEQRFYDEETELAVAEWVLQNNHNAGATTKNFPDAQYLYFAVRVNERIYGVVGIDAMAGALDASEKSILLSILGETALALENEKNIREKEAAAILAESEQLRANLLRAISHDLRTPLTTISGNAGNLLHNSHSFDDETKQQIYADIYDDSMWLTNLVENLLYSTRIEEGRMMLKTSPELVSEIIEEAMQHIRPNAKKHSITVNYGDDLLMVRVDAKLIVQVIINLVDNALKYTPLDTLISISAECKNGMAEIKIADTGKGISDVEKGKIFDKFYSGEHKIADNRRSLGLGLYLCKAIVEAHGGSIHVTDNLPHGSVFRFTLPLEEVIIHEEISNPRCGG from the coding sequence ATGAACAAACTAAATAACATTAACAGCAAGCAGGATCATATCCTCGCCTGTCTGTCGTCGGCACCGTCCAATGCAAAGATCATTCGTACCGCCGCAAGAATGGCAAAAGCCTTTGACAGTCAGTTTACAGCATTATTCGTTGAAACACCGGATTTTGCAGTGGCTACCGACGAAAACAAAAAGCGATTAGAGGAAAACCGCAAGTTGGCTGAACAGCTTGGAGCGACTATCGAAACAGTATATGGAGACGATATTCCGTACCAAATTGCAGAGTTTGCCCGCATCTCCGGTATTACTCGAATTGTTTTGGGCCAAAGCTCCGCTATCCAAAAGCATCTGTTTGGAAAGCCGACATTAACACAACTTCTGTTGTCCTATGTACCAGAGCTGGATATTCATATCATTCCAGATAAAGCAGCAGATACGACCTATCATCCCAAAAAGGCGAGGAAATACCATCACGAGCAAATCATAAAAAACACTGTAAAGAGCGTTCTGATTCTGTTTGCGGCAACATTACTCAGTTTGTTGTTTCACGAGATAGGCTTTACCGATGCAAATATGATAATGGTGTATATTCTTGGTGTGTTGTTGACATCTATTGCCACATCCCATCAGATATACAGCTTGATTTCATCCATAGTCAGTGTATTTATCTTTAATTATCTGTTTACAGCACCTCGATTCTCGCTCGCAGCTTACGATACCGGTTATCCGGTAACATTCGTAGTTATGTTTTTAACGGCGTACATCACAGGTACATTGGCCATTCGATATAAAGAACAGGCACGACAATCAGAGAAAATCGCCAAACGAACAAAGGTACTTTTTGATACAGATCAGCTTTTGTCTAAGGCAGAAAACAAATTAGCCATTCTGCAAACTGCCGGACAGCAGATCAACAAGCTGCTCGGACGAAGTATAGTCATTTTTGACCACGAGGGTGGACGATTATCTGAGCCGATACTTTTCATTTCGGATGAACAGCGATTTTACGATGAAGAAACAGAACTTGCGGTTGCAGAGTGGGTTCTTCAGAACAATCATAATGCCGGAGCTACAACAAAGAACTTCCCGGATGCACAGTATCTGTATTTTGCTGTTCGTGTCAATGAACGAATATATGGTGTCGTGGGAATTGATGCAATGGCAGGTGCTTTGGATGCATCAGAGAAGAGCATCCTTTTGTCTATTCTCGGTGAAACAGCGCTTGCACTGGAAAATGAGAAGAATATCAGGGAAAAAGAAGCTGCAGCAATTCTGGCAGAGAGCGAACAACTTAGAGCTAATCTGCTGCGAGCCATCTCCCATGACTTACGCACTCCACTGACAACGATTTCCGGTAATGCAGGCAATCTTTTACACAACAGTCATAGCTTTGATGATGAAACCAAACAGCAGATTTATGCAGATATTTACGATGACTCCATGTGGTTGACCAACCTGGTGGAAAATCTTTTGTACTCTACTCGTATCGAAGAAGGTCGCATGATGCTGAAAACCTCTCCAGAGCTGGTTTCTGAAATCATCGAGGAAGCGATGCAGCATATCCGCCCCAATGCAAAAAAGCATTCCATCACTGTGAATTATGGGGATGATTTACTGATGGTACGGGTAGATGCAAAACTGATCGTGCAGGTCATCATCAATCTTGTGGACAATGCACTGAAATACACACCTTTGGACACCTTGATTAGTATCAGTGCTGAATGCAAGAACGGGATGGCGGAAATCAAAATCGCTGACACCGGCAAGGGCATCAGCGACGTGGAAAAAGGAAAAATATTTGATAAATTTTACAGCGGCGAACATAAAATAGCGGATAATCGCCGCAGTCTTGGGCTGGGTCTGTACCTCTGCAAAGCTATTGTGGAGGCGCATGGCGGATCAATCCATGTTACGGACAATTTACCGCATGGTTCTGTGTTCCGTTTTACCCTTCCGCTGGAGGAGGTAATAATACATGAAGAAATTTCAAATCCTCGTTGTGGAGGATGA
- a CDS encoding hemolysin family protein encodes MTLTKLERMADQGDKRAKHLFRLTREPAKFLATIQVAITLSGFLGSAFAADNFSDPLVDWVINLGITVPRATLDTIAVVLITLILSYFTLVFGELVPKRVAMKKAEALGLGISGLIRGISIVFKPIVWFLSASTDAVLRLLGIDPNEEDEQVSEEEIRMMVDAGSEKGAIDEQEKEFIQNVFEFDDLTAREIAVHRTDVTMLWVEDSMEEWNKTIHNSRHTLYPVCGDSADNIIGILNAKDYFRLDDKGRECVMQNAVKAPFFVPETIKADVLFRKMKKSSNIMAIVLDEYGGVEGIVTLNGLIEQLVGDLGEDTAEEAAAEPHVEQMDENIWAIIGNVELYDIEQALGVDIGMEDVDTFSGLVFGELDMIPNDGEQNIELDFKGLHIHITHIENHQISNALISKLILSEPDAE; translated from the coding sequence CTGACCCTAACCAAATTGGAAAGGATGGCGGATCAAGGAGATAAACGAGCAAAACACCTGTTCCGTCTGACAAGAGAGCCTGCCAAGTTTCTGGCAACCATTCAGGTGGCCATCACATTGTCTGGCTTCCTGGGTTCCGCATTTGCGGCGGATAACTTCTCTGATCCATTGGTGGATTGGGTGATTAATCTGGGGATTACTGTTCCCAGGGCTACACTGGACACCATCGCCGTTGTTTTGATCACTTTGATTTTGTCCTATTTTACTCTGGTCTTTGGCGAACTGGTTCCCAAGCGAGTGGCAATGAAAAAAGCAGAAGCATTGGGACTGGGCATTTCCGGCTTAATTAGAGGCATCTCCATCGTGTTCAAGCCTATTGTATGGTTCCTATCTGCTTCTACTGATGCTGTTCTGCGACTTCTGGGCATTGATCCTAACGAAGAAGACGAACAGGTCAGCGAGGAAGAAATTCGCATGATGGTAGATGCTGGTAGTGAAAAGGGCGCTATTGACGAACAGGAAAAAGAATTCATCCAGAATGTCTTTGAATTTGACGACCTGACCGCAAGGGAAATTGCTGTCCATCGTACAGATGTTACTATGCTGTGGGTCGAAGATTCTATGGAAGAATGGAACAAAACCATCCATAACAGCCGTCATACTCTTTATCCCGTTTGCGGAGATTCCGCAGATAACATTATCGGTATTCTGAATGCCAAGGATTACTTCCGCTTAGACGATAAAGGACGAGAATGTGTGATGCAGAATGCTGTCAAAGCTCCTTTTTTCGTTCCCGAAACTATTAAGGCAGATGTCCTATTCCGCAAAATGAAAAAAAGCAGCAATATCATGGCCATCGTGCTTGATGAATATGGCGGTGTTGAAGGTATTGTGACATTAAACGGCCTGATTGAACAATTGGTTGGTGATTTAGGTGAGGACACTGCTGAGGAAGCCGCAGCAGAACCCCATGTCGAGCAAATGGATGAAAATATCTGGGCTATCATCGGCAATGTGGAACTATATGACATTGAACAGGCTTTGGGTGTGGATATTGGTATGGAGGATGTGGACACTTTCAGCGGACTTGTATTTGGCGAGCTGGATATGATTCCTAACGACGGGGAGCAGAATATCGAACTGGACTTCAAGGGGCTACATATCCATATTACTCATATCGAAAACCACCAGATTTCTAATGCTTTGATTAGCAAGTTAATCCTTTCTGAACCAGACGCAGAATGA
- a CDS encoding response regulator transcription factor, whose product MKKFQILVVEDDAPVRNLITTTLRAHDYRFITSGTGEGAVMEVASHNPDIILLDLGLPDIDGVEVIRRVRSWSNVPIIVISARAEDNDKIDALDAGADDYLTKPFSVEELLARLRVTQRRLALIQNVSNEQAVYQNGPLRIDYSVGCAYLGDNELSLTAMEYKLLCLLARNTGKVLTHRFILQNVWGSSWENDIGSLRVFMATLRKKLEKTPGAPQYIQTHIGVGYRMQKVE is encoded by the coding sequence ATGAAGAAATTTCAAATCCTCGTTGTGGAGGATGATGCTCCGGTACGCAATCTGATAACTACTACATTAAGAGCACATGATTACCGCTTTATTACATCAGGCACCGGTGAAGGAGCCGTGATGGAAGTAGCTTCTCATAATCCTGACATAATTTTACTGGATTTGGGACTACCAGACATTGATGGAGTGGAAGTAATACGCCGTGTCCGTAGCTGGTCAAACGTTCCAATCATTGTTATCAGCGCAAGAGCTGAGGATAATGATAAAATTGATGCACTGGATGCCGGTGCAGATGATTATTTAACAAAACCGTTCTCTGTTGAAGAATTACTGGCACGTCTGCGTGTTACCCAGCGCCGCCTTGCGCTGATACAAAATGTGAGCAATGAACAGGCGGTCTATCAAAACGGTCCACTTCGAATTGACTATTCTGTGGGTTGTGCTTATCTGGGTGACAATGAGCTGTCTCTGACTGCAATGGAATATAAGCTGCTGTGTTTACTTGCACGAAATACAGGCAAGGTATTGACACATCGTTTTATTTTACAAAATGTATGGGGAAGCAGTTGGGAGAATGACATTGGTTCTCTGCGTGTTTTTATGGCAACTCTGCGAAAAAAGCTGGAGAAAACCCCTGGCGCTCCACAATACATCCAGACTCATATTGGCGTTGGATATAGGATGCAGAAAGTGGAATAA
- a CDS encoding potassium channel family protein, with protein MKSVLLIGLGRFGKFIAMKLHTMGHQVMAVDTSEERVNALLPYVTNAQIGDSTNEEFLASLGIGNYDSCIVAIGDNFQNSLETAYLLKELGAKKVIARASRGIQEKFLLRNGADEVVYPEKQLAAWTAIRCSSDNILEYFELDNEYAIFELEIPHEWNGKPIAQLDIRKKFGINILGIRENGRLNMSITPDTVLGRNKSILVLGQEKAVHKCFCI; from the coding sequence ATGAAATCGGTATTATTGATTGGTCTTGGACGATTTGGCAAGTTTATTGCTATGAAGCTGCACACTATGGGACATCAGGTTATGGCAGTAGATACCAGTGAGGAACGTGTAAATGCGCTGCTTCCTTATGTTACCAATGCACAGATTGGAGACAGCACCAATGAAGAATTCCTTGCTTCTCTGGGTATTGGCAATTACGATTCCTGTATTGTTGCCATTGGAGATAACTTCCAAAACTCTTTGGAAACCGCTTATCTGCTGAAAGAATTGGGTGCTAAAAAGGTTATTGCCCGTGCATCTCGTGGGATACAGGAAAAGTTTCTGCTACGTAATGGCGCAGATGAAGTGGTCTACCCTGAAAAGCAGTTGGCTGCATGGACAGCGATCCGTTGTTCCTCTGATAATATCTTGGAGTACTTTGAACTGGATAACGAATACGCTATTTTTGAATTGGAAATCCCACATGAGTGGAATGGAAAACCCATTGCACAGTTAGACATTCGTAAAAAGTTTGGCATCAACATCCTTGGTATCCGTGAGAACGGAAGATTAAATATGAGCATTACGCCGGATACCGTGCTTGGTCGAAATAAATCAATTCTTGTGTTAGGACAGGAAAAAGCCGTCCACAAGTGCTTCTGCATATAA
- a CDS encoding TrkH family potassium uptake protein, which produces MGKLERKLSSSQMIILGFAAVILLGALLLMLPVSSKSGEITPFLDCLLTSTSAVCVTGLVVYDTAAHWTVFGQAIIIVLIQIGGMGVITVAAAITMAAGKKISLMQRSTMQDAISAPQVGGIVRFTGFILKGIVIIELLGAAIMAPVFIGDYGFGEGLWMAVFHSISAFCNAGFDIVNDGILFNSLMGYAANPIINLAIMLLIIIGGLGFLTWRDICTNGIHIKRYRMQSKVILTVTSGLILVPTVYFFFFELAHLPFAERFWGALFQAVTPRTAGFNTVDLNAMSETGQMITSLLMIIGGAPGSTAGGMKVTTFAVMISVAAAVFQKRQNGCFFGRRIDDDTVKNAATVFFMYISLFLLGGIAISKLENLPLVTCLYESASAVGTVGLTLGITPELGAISKLILIAQMYIGRVGGLTLIFATLPATKNTLSKLPVEKISVG; this is translated from the coding sequence ATGGGAAAACTGGAACGTAAATTATCCTCCTCTCAGATGATTATTCTCGGTTTTGCCGCTGTCATATTGTTGGGTGCGCTGCTTCTGATGCTGCCGGTATCCAGTAAAAGTGGAGAGATTACACCGTTTCTGGATTGTCTGCTGACATCGACTTCGGCGGTTTGTGTGACCGGACTTGTGGTTTATGATACGGCGGCACATTGGACAGTGTTTGGGCAGGCAATCATTATTGTGTTAATTCAAATCGGCGGCATGGGCGTTATCACAGTAGCTGCTGCGATTACAATGGCAGCAGGAAAGAAAATCTCCTTGATGCAAAGAAGCACAATGCAGGATGCAATTTCCGCACCGCAGGTTGGCGGCATTGTCCGATTCACTGGTTTCATCTTGAAAGGCATCGTAATTATTGAGCTTTTGGGCGCAGCGATCATGGCTCCTGTGTTCATCGGGGATTACGGATTTGGCGAAGGTCTTTGGATGGCAGTATTTCACTCCATCTCAGCCTTCTGTAATGCCGGTTTTGACATTGTAAATGATGGTATTCTGTTTAATTCTTTGATGGGATATGCTGCGAATCCAATTATCAATCTGGCAATCATGCTACTGATTATCATCGGCGGACTTGGATTTTTGACTTGGAGAGATATTTGCACCAACGGCATCCACATAAAGCGATACCGTATGCAAAGCAAAGTTATCCTTACTGTTACCTCAGGATTGATACTGGTTCCAACAGTCTACTTCTTCTTTTTCGAACTGGCACATCTTCCGTTTGCAGAACGCTTTTGGGGAGCCTTGTTCCAAGCTGTTACGCCGAGAACAGCAGGCTTTAACACCGTGGACTTGAATGCAATGAGCGAAACTGGACAGATGATTACATCATTGTTGATGATCATCGGCGGTGCACCCGGTTCTACGGCAGGAGGTATGAAAGTTACTACCTTTGCAGTAATGATATCTGTCGCAGCGGCAGTCTTTCAAAAACGTCAGAATGGTTGTTTCTTCGGGCGACGCATCGATGATGATACCGTAAAAAATGCGGCAACGGTGTTCTTTATGTATATTTCGTTATTTCTTCTTGGTGGCATAGCAATCAGTAAACTGGAAAATCTTCCGCTTGTAACTTGCCTGTATGAAAGTGCATCGGCGGTTGGCACAGTCGGTTTGACACTGGGTATCACACCGGAACTTGGAGCTATAAGCAAACTGATTCTGATTGCACAGATGTATATCGGCAGAGTTGGTGGGCTGACGCTGATCTTCGCTACACTGCCGGCAACAAAAAACACATTATCAAAACTCCCTGTCGAGAAAATCTCGGTAGGTTAA